The Raphanus sativus cultivar WK10039 chromosome 6, ASM80110v3, whole genome shotgun sequence sequence TCGATAGGTGGTAATGAGACACTATTCATACAACTAGTACATAAATGGATTATTCTGAGTCTTAAAAGGGGCGCTAAcaattatatatcttatatCAAGATTgcatatttttcaattttaatctTCATCCAAAATGATCTATGTTTTAGAAACTTCacacatactccctctgtttttaactGATAGTTATTTTAGGATTTttacactttttaataaaactcattaaaatttagttataaatgtatagttttctgtaattttatattttctatatttttaaactaataagattttataaaatgcaATCAATATTTTTGAACTTCACAATTATTCATTATTAGTTGAAAAAATTTGCAttggaaatataaaaaaactatcttttagaaacaaaatttttctctaaaactaCCATCTTTTatgaacggagggagtatataataacagaaaatcttaaattttagttataaatgtGGTTTTTGTGATTAAGTATTTCTTATACCTTTTAACCAATCAAATTCAATAATCACAATTATttctttgaaatttaaaatttacaataattacatgcattaaaatataaaaatgtatctttttaaacaattttttttattttctaaaatataattctttttgaaacagaggcagtatttaattagaaaatgactttgacaaaaaaatatttagtaaaaaagaAATCATACAGATTTGTGAGCttactttaaaaacaaaatcgttgaggaaaaaaatattatcattgtTGTGAACCGACTGGTTCAGATGGATGTCTTAACCATCTAGGTTCTGGTTTGTCTAAACCGAACCTTATCCATTTGTCGGTCCATGATTATCTACTTATTTATTCATGTTTATCTTGTATTTATTTCTCATGATTATCTACTTGTAATCATAGATAGACTTGGATTTGGATATGTCCAAATCAGTCCCACATCGCCTATAAACCCAATCAAGGTCGGCTGTGGcttagtatatatatgtatctctTGTTTTAATGATTAATATGAAGTTATCAGATTGCATAAACCGACACAgcctcctctctctcttaacctcaactatctctctctctccttacTCTCTCCTCAGATCTCGACATCAGACTTAAACCTCAGTTAaattacaacacgttatcagcacgacaGCTCCAAGCTTCAAGACATCGAGatcaaaccaaaaccctaaGCTCAAAACCCGTTTTCCCGTTTTGAACCAAAAACCCTAGAAAACCCTAATTCTGGCGCGACCTTCAAACCGGTGTAACTTCCAAACCCTGACGACTTAGACGACGAGCGACCTACCAAACTGAAGCTCTTGAAGAGAAGAATCCATAGCCGGAAACTTCGCGTCGATCCGATCTCAGACTCCCCGCCAAGCTCTGTTTTAGTGCGCGCCGTCAAttgctcaagaaccctaattttgactcaacttcaaatcgatcgttctcccAAACCATAAGGATCCAGACAACTTGCGACATATCCATTTAAagctattgaagaggagaatccAACGCCGCAGACCTCACTTCAATCCGAGATCATACGCGTTCTCTATGTCAGATACAAGCCGTGCCGTCAAAATCAGAAATAAACCTAAGGCTGCAAACTTCTCTCTAGTTTTATTTACAGCCAATTGTCTTTGATATTACTAACATCTCtttgataaatttgtttaaggaaaacaaaggATTCCAGCAAGATGAATTAAGATTGATGTGAAGACACGACCTGATGGAGATCCAAGTCATAAAGCCACGATCTCCTTGCTTGCAAATCAACTCCATTGATTCCAACCCAAAGCCgcaaaccctaatttttctttcttatgcGATTTGTGTTTGATTCTTAAACTAACTTGATTTGCATTTTTGTTTAAGGTGTCTAACCCAAGAGCAGCCTTGATTCATGACCTTATCATGATCCAAACCCTAATCCACGAGCTGCTCCCTAACCCAAAGCTAAGATATCATCTCTCTAGCTTAAAGTTTCGTTCAAACGTTTTGTATTGATCTCATGCTAACTCGATTTGACTCTTGTGTTTAAGGTTTAACCAAGATCAAGCTTCTGATTCATAATACCATTCAACCCAATAAGAGGTTAAGGTAACCCTAATCTTGAGACATAATGTTTGATTCATGAAAATCGATCGAATGTTCTTGTCACAGAAAATCAAATTGATAGATTTAGTTTACTTGATTCATTACGTTTGATTGAATATCTTGATAGAATCAATTACCTAGGTTGCTAGATGATTGAATGATTGACCAATGAATGTTTCTTGAGATAGAAACAAATTGTTAAGTTATCGGATTAGAATCATATGAACTAGAAATCGATTGATAGGATGGTCAATACCTATGCTCATTAAGTTGCAAGATTATATAAAGAATGAATCGATGCTTGCTTGATCATTATATGAACCACTTGGTCGTTCATACTGCTAAGTAAGAACCATGAACTAGCATTGATCTTTTAAAGTAGCTAGTATAAGCCATGCTTGTTCATTAAGATTGCTAGTATGTCCTATGCATCATGCATTGCTTCCCCAAGAGGATAGCACGTTCTATGCACCATTCATGAATCACATAAGTTGCTAGAACGAACCAGAAACCATATTTGATTGTTTGGGTCGTTGGGTTTTGTACATGGTACACCCTAGTACGTTTTGGTACGTACATGGTACGATCGCAAGACCATCAGGTCATAAGCACGTACCACAGATTATTATATTCGACCAAACATGTTTCTTCTGGTGGTTAACTATTTCTTACTCGATGGAATGATTGAAATTACTCTTAGACATCACACATTAGACATGCCTAAGCATATTATTGCTTGATCACACATCCGGACGTACCATGTACCACCTGGATGAACCATTTACTTGAAACCGTCTAGACACACTCTTTTGAAATCGTCTGGACTCAATCCTAATAAGGATGGcatgtccatgggggtaagtATATAGTACACTCCGTTGCAACATGGACATAGCCACAATCATCAGTCCAGACATATACATATTGATCAGTCCGGACACAAACCGATCGAAAAGTCCGGACATGCTTGACTTGTTCTATTGAATATTGTCTAAAAGATCTAATACTGATCTTTCACCATCATTTTATTGAGATTGAGAGTCTTAAAATTGAGAATCCATTAGACCTTTGGACAGATACCAAatgttttagaattttggaCAGAATTGATCACTTTTGCAGTGATCATACCAAAGGCTAGATGTGATTGAATCCACGACTATAAGTCCGTGGATAAGGTCAAAGAAACTTATAAGGCCGTGGGAAATGCCATAAAAGTGGCACAGGCCATGGTATCTCTTTAGAACCACAACACTCGACCAAATTAGTATTATAAGTTCTGGATTGGATTAAGACCCATAAGACTCTCAATACATCTTATTCATCTCTATCAAGAGAGTTTGAAAGAATACATAATCCCACATGTTACATAAAGATGGTGAAGATGATTTTGATCATAAGAAAAGTGTTCTTATTGAGTATGAAATTTCAGATCGTCTAAAGAGAGTTCAAGTTGTTTTCAGCATCAAAACTTTTGAGTTTTCTTTGCTTGAATGTTTCCTTTTGAATTCGTTTGCTCCTTTCCCTAATGAAAAGCTTAAAATTAATGGATGAATGGTTTCATATTGAAACCGTGGGCAAAAAGAACAAAGAGTTCATTCATCTAAATAATCATCCAAAGAGTTAAGAAAGTGGCAAAGACTAAAAGTCTTGAAAGATGCTAAGGCATTCACGTTCCAAAGGGTCTTAATGACCATTGTATGTTCATGGGGGTAAGAATAAAACATCCCAAGGCACATGTACATACATATGGACGTGaataaaggaaaagaaagaTGTTTCACCACACGGTTGAAACTAAAGGCAAAGGAAAAGAGTTCCTTAGAATCGCCTAAAAAGACTACATGTCTTGATATGTTCACATCCAAAGCATTCAAAGAGTgtgatatgtccatgggggttAGAATAAAAACTCCTTTGGCACATGGACATACACATACACACAGATCTAAGTGAACATAGATACCCATCTCAATAACTAAACGGGTCAAAGAGCCAGACATCCCATCTTAAGAGTTATGGATGTGCCATTTATAAATCCAATTTCTCCACCACAGGGAAATAAGATGGGAGGATGGGAATGGATGTTGGATATGACTTGATATAAGTTCCCCACATTCATAAGAACCTTGAGCCAACCACAGATGATTGTAGGCCAGGTACAAGGATAGTCACCTCAGTGAATCCGAACATCCAACATCAAGGGGAGAAAAAGAATAAGCTGGATAAAATGAGattacatggaatcatacatcctgatattggcaagatcctcagacTAGAGAATGAGACTTAGAAAGTCCAGAAGAGTATACAAAAGCTAGCTTAAACAATTGCCAGATTCCAATGCCCCGaatagaatgactaagtcatcaTCTATACCAGCTATGAATGCACCAAATTCGTTTGATGTTCAAGAAGGACACAATCAGGTTGCTACTAAGTCTAAGACATGTTTTTTCAAAACATGATAGACCAATGAATTCCAAAGATAAGATCCCTCGGATAAATATAGAAAGGTGCAAATGAAACCGTGGATGAGGGACTCCTAGACATAGTCGATCCAAAAATGGACAAACCTAAAAGCCGTGGCCACGGATGAGGAAACCATAAGATATGGTTGTACCTAAGGTACCTAATGATGCTTGGGACGCCAAGCTTCAGGGTATTGAAGGTTACAATGAAACCTCAAAGAGTTAAGTCATGTATAGGACTCAAAGGAACAAACGAGCTCGAGATTAATAATATACTATGCATGCAATGTAGCACATGAGATTATTaatgaggatcatgaacccacgtcCATAGATGAATGCATTCAACAAGAGATTAAGATCAAATGGATAAGGAGACGTGGAGTTAAGTTCATAAAGAAAGAGAGGTTTTGGTCCTATATTTCGGACACCTCTAGACAGAAAACCAGTTGGACAGAAATGATTATTTGTGagtaaaagaaatcaaacatgGTGAGATAGCCAAGTATAAGGCACGACCATATGCACAAGGATCTCACAAAGACCAGGAATCAATTATAAAGGAGACATACTCCttgtggtggatgcaacaaacGATTAGATTCCTAGTAAGTCTGGccataagaaaatatattagactttcGGTTTAAAGGATGTAGAAACCGACTATGAATAAGTCCACTGGATAATGAATAGAAATGAAAGTCCCAGAGGATATTGAGTTGCCAAATGCAACAAGTTCTCGAGAACTAAAGTGTACAATGTGTATGTTAATGATCTTAAAATATCCTAGGAACCTCTGGAGAGATATCTAAAGAAAGAATGAAAGATTCGGgacaaacaaaattttgtttgggCTACAAGattgaaattttaaaaggaTTGAATCCTTGTGCATCTAAAGGTCCTAAAATTCTTTAGCATAGACCAATAAGTAGTCCCACGTCCCATAAGTCCCTTGGTTCGGACATGAGACCCATTGGTCGAAAGGAGAACAAAGAAGTTGTCTTCTGGTCCGAACACTAACCAATTATAAGTCCCATGGTCGTATGATCATTTTGGCTTGGACTTAGACCTGTACGGTCTCAAGAAGGACATGATAGATGTCCTTAGCCACGGATCCTTTGATCCTAAGATGGACAAGGAAGAAGTCCTTTGGTCCATAAAGTTATTTGGCGCCTTACCTTGATAAGTTTGGCCAGTCATCCTAAGTCGGATAGATGCCATGAGCATCTTGTCTTTGACATATCCGACCATAAGAcaataaaattgaattgtctTATACTATCCAAGCCATACCTTTGTGCCTTTAAGGCCCTACACGTCCGGACATGACTTTGTCAAAGCATACACGTTCCTTGCTCAAATGCCATTGGGCGTTTAATGTAATTGGTACTTCCGGACATGAGCATATGTATTTATAGTTGTTTAGATCCGACCATGAGGCACGAGGACATGATGTTAAACACATCTTAAGTTACCTATAAAAGGAACTAAAGGtttgagattattttataccaaccaaacccaaagatatgtttgcttggttttgtttttgattatgataCAGGTTATAAATTGGATCCATACATGGATAGATCTCAAACAAGCAGTATGCACACATTGGAAAACAAAGATGAAGAAGCACGAGTCCAACCAAAGACATGTCAGCCAGCTTCTTCACCATATCTACATCAGTACCACGTCCATGAGACCTTCCTATCAGTCCAGGACGTGCATATTAGAAGACCAGTTCAGAGACTTGGCATCCATGAAGTTCCCACAAGTATACTCATGCGCCAACATCAGGAGCATATAAGGAGGTACAAATCAGAGGAAGTGATacatgttgtactctttttccttcaccatggttttgtcccactgggttttcctggtaaggttttaatgaggcaacaccaaGTAATTGGTAAAGTGTATTACGAGCCCAAAAGGATTTGGTACCAGGCGAACTCAAGATGGATACAACATCCAGGGGAAGTGTTGTGAACCGACTGGTTTAGATGGATGTCTTAACCATCTAGGTTCTGGTTTGTCTAAACCGAACCTTATCCATTTGTCGGTCCATGATTATCTACTTATTTATTCATGTTTATCTTGTATTTATTTCTCATGATTATCTACTTGTAATCATAGATAGACTTGGATTTGGATATGTCCAAATCAGTCCCACATCGCCTATAAACCCAATCAAGGTCGGCTGTGGcttagtatatatatgtatctctTGTTTTAATGATTAATATGAAGTTATCAGATTGCATAAACCGACACAgcctcctctctctcttaacCTCAACGATCTCTCTCTCCTTACTCTCTCCTCAGATCTCGACATCAGACTTAAACCTCAGTTAAATTACAACAATCATTTGTTTATAGACAAAGACGATATAACTAAATTAGTCATAATTCACTCTTATGTTATTTGAGTTAACCGATTTAgtttgattgaaaaaaaaattagactgatttaaattagtttaaaatgatttaaactaaattgaatttgtataaatcattttaaaaaaatcatttcagtTATGATCAATTTGTTGCTTAGACGGACAAATATGCATCGTTTAGACCGATTATCAgaacatatattaaaacaatGTTAAGAAGTCATATAAATGACCAATATGCTTCAAGGACTGCAAGGATTTGATTGCTATGATCAAGGAACCGCGcgcttggccaagttttgctacgGAACTAGAGAGGATAGAGACGCTGCTCATATGCTTCCCAGACTTCAAGATTTCTCATGTTCCTAGGGCGCGCaatcagatttcagattttttagctaagacagctagatccttccataggaagttaaatttcattggttgttctattccggtctggttacccagaccacctcaagtttgagtaatagaatagccgtttgccgtcaaaaaaaaaaaatgaccaaTAAATGTCATATGATTCATAACACACATGCTTATCTTGAATAAAACACATGTTAAAGCCAAAGGTTATTCACATTGCTTTCCCACctaacatttaatttaaaaaccaaataataagcACACACACATTGAAAAATTCAATCCAtgacattattttaatattccctttaccaaaaaaaaaaaaaaaaaaaaaaaaaaaaaaaaaaaaaaaaaaaaagacattattttaatattccCCTAAAAGTCAAATTCGAATAAGCCGCAAAAGAAGATCAGAAAACGCTTGACCCACGCTTAAAAACGTTGACATATATAGAACgcgcacacacacacatatataaataaatgtacaCACAAGCCATCAAGATCACAAACACTTGGCTTCAAATCCTGATCAAATCTTTGTGCTGTAAACACAGAAAGTTCTTAAGCTATGGAAGCTACTTCGCAGCCTTGTTTCTCTCATAATTACCTTGGATCATCTGAAAACTACAGCTCCTCGCTCCATTCGACACGAAAGCAACCTAAAAAGCCATGGAAAAGACCAGTAACAGCTTCGCTTCAACGAATGCATCCCAGAGTTTACCGAGTCGAGCCTGTGAACTTCAAAGAGTTGGTTCAGAGGCTAACCGGCGCACCACAAGATCATGAGATAGATCAAGTTCATCAAGTTGAAAGTAAGCCACTGCTCAAGGTGCAACACGGTCTAGTTGAGGTTAGGCAGCCACTCAAGATTTTCCACGAAACAGCAACTCAAGAGAACCCGTCGGCGTTTGATCTGTCTCCTTCATCATCTCGTTTTTGGGAAGCTTTCCCTCTTCTCAGTGCTGCGAATCTATCAAGATGGTAGGACAAAAGAAAACGAAAAAGCTTTCATTGATTGCAGTTCTTGAAATTTATCGCTAGAAAGATGTATGTATAAAAAGAGAGAACACttgttactgttttttttttttgtaacaccacTTGTTACTGTTACATTACAAAACATCTGTCTTTATGAATCTTTTTCGCGCTCTCTATTGATCTCAATAGTTCTTTAGCTGCGACATGTGAAGAAAAAGTTCGTCTCTGCCTAAACAGACACATTACCTGACATGTAAAGGACCAGAagcaatttcaaaaaaaaaggctGATGATGACAGAGTCATAGTTCATCGAACTCAAGATATTTAGGGTTATAATTCTGCTAATAATACCAGCAGACCAAagaaatatttatgaaaaatgggctagaaattataaatatttttttagttttctttcaGGGTGTTGTCGCCAGAACGAATACAAAATTTGTAACACACAAAAGGCCGAATTAACAAAAGAACCATCTACGTTGGATTTTGTCCATCCCTTCCTTGGTCATTTCCAGTTAGTATCTTCTAAAACAAAACTTATGTGTCCTGTTTTCTGAGAAGCATGTGTATCATGTCTATTTCTTTTACCTTTTCTCTTCTGAAGTACCATGAGGACCATTTATAGTAGCATTTGTTATACCTGATGCACGCCAACTCTTCTTTGCACAAGGACAGTCAAAAAGCAAATGTTTCTCTGTTTCTGGAGCTGTACAACATCTCTTACATTGATACTATTGACTTATATGTCTTCTCATTAAATTACTCCCAGTTGCAAGTGTTTTAGAAAGTGTCTCCCAAAATAAAATGGTTAAATTTAGGAGGAGAGATACATTTCCACAATTTTTGCTTTAACAGAGGGTCACCCCCACGTCGGTAGAATGGGATCATTGTCTGGTAAATGGGTATCTAGCCAATATTCAGACTTGACTGTATATATCTCATCATCAGTATAATGCCATCCAAGTAAGTCTAATTCAGCTTTCGAACTAATCTTTAATGCCATAATCTTCTCTACATCTTCAGGTAGCACATTTTCTCTTATCTTATCAATGTCCCATCGAATACCATCCACATGAATATAGCTTTGAACACTATGCAGCATATATCTTCCATCTCTTGACCTTGGAGCTCTTGGTAGATGAACTGGAAGCCACAAGTGAAAGAAACTTCTTGTTCCACCCTTGTGGTTCAGCCTTAACATTATCGATAATATACTTGAACATGTCACTTTTCATCCTTCCAAACTGTTTCGTCAATCCAATGTACTTTCCATTTATTTCTTCATAGTGTGTTCCCGGCGAACTTTTCATCGTTTGCTTCTCATAATGATATCATAACTTTTTGCCACCTTCGCCATGTTTCTCTGTCCTCTGTGGGTCACTCCTCCACTATCTTGTATAGAAGTGAGGGTACTTTTGATATGTCTTGCTCTAGAAAACAGAATGAAAGTAACTTGTGTTTCTATCTCCTGTCTTTAACCACATTACTTGGTTCTTTTGCTTGGATCAATTAGCTGGCATCTTCATTAAAACAGCCAGCACCAAAATTTGTAAATTCTTTTATTCGACACTTGGACTCATTGACATTTCTCAGCTGTAAATACCTAGGCCATAAAATCTATACTCCTTTTCCCCAAGTGTGATTTtgtcttaaatgtttttttaaattcatgtttttaaTGAGATAGATCCTCATGGTTCTAATTTTGATCTTCAAAATCTCTATGGTTAAATTTGAGAAAAagtgttaaaataaataaaataataagtgaATAGTAACCGTGGATGAACAACAATTTAGGTGAACTATAAATTATATgcttacttttattttatttgaatctTTTAGTAAACCAAGGTTGTTTTGATTCAATAGAAAGTTAAACTTAATCTATTGTTCTCACAGTTGTGATGACTAAAGAATTAAatttctctttcctttttctttttttccacaTTCTCTTTTCTGTTCTTCATTGTTCTTTCGTTAATATCATATTCTTACATATCGAGGTCAAGACAGCAAACACGTAAAGATAACGAGAAGATTTCGGTTGATTGAAGCATTTGGCGTATAAGATACATGGAGATAGTTTGGGGTTCGTTTTTTTATTACGAACAGTGATCAGTTTGTGAGAAAACACACAGAAACATTTAACTTTCCAAAAAATTGTGCTTCCAAGGCCATGAGTCTCTTTTACAAAGTATGTCCACTAATCCACCTTTGGAACATGATAAACGTCTCGTTTGGTTTATACTCTGCTGTGTGTCCACCTCCCTAGCTCAAAACATATTAATAGTGATACAAATTATGCAATGCTTGTAaaatgttaagtttttttttttttgtaaaatgttaagTTGAATCAAGAAGACTTACTTTGATGGTAGCATACGTCATCTTATTGGAATAAGTTCTCGTGTATCTGTCAAAAAATAAGGCAACAATGATTTTAATGAGAACTTGATAAGCTTACAGTACAAAAAGATAATAAACGACCGAGAGAAGAAATATATACCCAGCGATTTGATCTTTTATCATCCATGGCCTCCAATCATCAATGATGGAGTAGTTAAGAGATTTGATCCACGCTTGAGTTCCTTGGAAAGGCATCGTGATGTCATGATCACCACT is a genomic window containing:
- the LOC108810452 gene encoding VQ motif-containing protein 29 — protein: MEATSQPCFSHNYLGSSENYSSSLHSTRKQPKKPWKRPVTASLQRMHPRVYRVEPVNFKELVQRLTGAPQDHEIDQVHQVESKPLLKVQHGLVEVRQPLKIFHETATQENPSAFDLSPSSSRFWEAFPLLSAANLSRW